A window of Aeromicrobium sp. A1-2 contains these coding sequences:
- the secG gene encoding preprotein translocase subunit SecG, which translates to MILTFSLLLTISSLLMIVLVLMHKGRGGGLSDMFGGGVSSSLGGSSVAERNLDRITVGIAVVWVVCIFALGLLLKVSN; encoded by the coding sequence GTGATCTTGACGTTCTCGCTACTTTTGACGATCAGCAGCCTGCTGATGATCGTCCTCGTCCTCATGCACAAGGGGCGCGGGGGCGGCCTCTCCGACATGTTCGGTGGCGGGGTCTCCAGCTCGCTCGGCGGCTCCTCGGTCGCCGAGCGCAACCTCGACCGGATCACGGTCGGAATCGCCGTCGTCTGGGTCGTGTGCATCTTTGCGCTCGGTCTGCTCCTGAAGGTGAGCAACTAG
- a CDS encoding RNA polymerase-binding protein RbpA, translating into MAAGAIRGSRIGSGPMGEAERGQAAPRQFVTFFCINNHTTELQFAIEAEVPEAWDCPRCGMPASVDADNRPTAKKIAPYKTHLAYVKERRSETEATEILKEAIDMLRTKRKSGEVIF; encoded by the coding sequence GTGGCAGCAGGTGCCATCCGGGGCAGCCGTATCGGCTCGGGCCCCATGGGCGAGGCAGAGCGTGGTCAGGCCGCGCCTCGGCAGTTCGTGACGTTCTTCTGCATCAACAACCACACGACCGAGCTGCAGTTCGCTATCGAGGCGGAGGTGCCGGAGGCGTGGGACTGCCCGCGTTGCGGCATGCCAGCCAGCGTCGACGCTGACAACCGGCCGACGGCCAAGAAGATCGCGCCGTACAAGACCCATCTCGCCTACGTCAAGGAGCGCCGCTCCGAGACCGAGGCCACCGAGATCCTCAAAGAGGCCATCGACATGCTGCGCACCAAGCGAAAGTCCGGCGAAGTCATCTTCTGA
- the pgl gene encoding 6-phosphogluconolactonase: MNIEVYPDAPSLAATIAERLSGRIALIQAQGRRPRIVLTGGTIAIDAYRLVESELVDWTQVDFYWGDERYVPAGHADRNDRQAREAFLDRLGVPAESVHAMPAHGCDVSTAEAADHYAAALPAEPFDLVLLGVGPDGHIASLFPGFAQLHESQRRAVQVFDSPKPPPVRISLTFPAINHSEAIWLIVAGEGKAEAVARALGDGTLEDTPASGAHGLTETTWLLDEAAASHLTR, translated from the coding sequence GTGAACATCGAGGTCTACCCCGACGCTCCGTCCCTGGCTGCGACGATCGCGGAGCGACTGAGCGGACGCATCGCGCTGATCCAGGCCCAGGGGCGCCGCCCACGGATCGTGCTGACCGGCGGGACCATCGCGATCGACGCATACCGGCTGGTCGAGAGTGAGCTCGTCGACTGGACCCAGGTCGACTTCTACTGGGGCGACGAACGCTACGTCCCCGCGGGTCACGCCGATCGTAACGACCGGCAGGCCCGTGAGGCCTTCCTCGATCGCCTGGGAGTGCCCGCGGAGAGCGTGCACGCCATGCCGGCGCACGGGTGCGACGTGAGCACGGCCGAGGCCGCTGACCACTACGCCGCGGCGCTGCCGGCCGAGCCGTTCGACCTCGTGCTGCTGGGTGTCGGGCCCGATGGGCACATCGCCTCGTTGTTCCCGGGCTTCGCGCAGCTGCACGAGTCGCAGCGGCGCGCAGTCCAGGTATTCGACTCCCCCAAGCCGCCGCCGGTCCGCATCTCGCTGACCTTCCCCGCGATCAACCACAGCGAGGCGATCTGGTTGATCGTCGCCGGCGAGGGCAAGGCCGAGGCAGTGGCCCGGGCGCTGGGTGACGGAACGCTCGAGGACACCCCGGCGAGTGGCGCCCACGGGCTGACCGAGACGACCTGGCTGCTCGACGAGGCCGCCGCTTCGCACCTCACCCGCTGA
- a CDS encoding glucose-6-phosphate dehydrogenase assembly protein OpcA, producing the protein MEIALEKTNSSSIARAMVKARMAAGSPAMDMVLTLLVVTDDDNVAEALKTATILSREHPSRVIGVILGDGRGAARLNAKVRVGVNSSGESILLRISGELTKHAESVVLPLLLPDSPVVVWWPGKAPASPSEDAIGRLARRRLTDAEATDSPIRALKAVARHYEPGDTDLSWTRLTPWRALLAAALDQSDGKVTSGTVVAGKGNPAATLLVAWLESRLKVSITTKHSDTPQIHSVALHTPEGDVLIERITAHSCHFSVPGSSPREVPLGPRTLAELLAEDLRRLDADDVYAATIAHMLGES; encoded by the coding sequence ATGGAGATCGCACTCGAGAAGACCAACTCGTCGAGCATCGCCCGCGCGATGGTCAAGGCCCGGATGGCCGCAGGCAGCCCGGCGATGGACATGGTGCTGACGCTGCTGGTCGTGACCGACGACGACAACGTCGCGGAGGCGCTCAAGACCGCGACCATACTGTCGCGCGAGCATCCGTCACGGGTCATCGGTGTGATCCTCGGCGACGGCCGCGGGGCGGCGCGGCTCAACGCCAAGGTCCGGGTCGGGGTCAACTCCTCCGGCGAGTCGATCCTGCTGCGGATCTCCGGCGAGCTGACCAAGCACGCCGAGTCCGTCGTGCTCCCACTCCTGCTGCCCGACTCCCCCGTCGTCGTGTGGTGGCCGGGCAAGGCGCCCGCGAGTCCGTCCGAAGACGCGATCGGCCGGCTGGCCCGCAGGCGACTGACCGATGCCGAGGCTACGGACTCACCCATCCGGGCCCTCAAGGCCGTCGCTCGGCACTACGAGCCCGGCGACACAGACCTGTCGTGGACACGACTCACGCCGTGGCGCGCCCTGCTGGCCGCCGCGCTCGACCAGTCCGACGGCAAGGTCACCAGCGGCACCGTCGTGGCGGGCAAGGGCAACCCGGCCGCGACTCTGCTGGTGGCATGGCTCGAGAGCCGGCTCAAGGTCTCCATCACCACGAAGCACAGCGACACGCCGCAGATCCATTCCGTCGCGCTCCACACGCCCGAGGGCGACGTGCTGATCGAGCGGATCACGGCCCACTCCTGTCACTTCAGCGTGCCCGGCTCATCGCCCCGTGAGGTCCCGCTCGGCCCTCGAACGCTGGCCGAGCTGCTCGCCGAGGACTTGCGGCGGCTTGACGCAGACGACGTCTATGCCGCCACTATCGCGCACATGCTGGGCGAGTCGTGA